TCCCGGCCGACCCCAAGATCCTGTGGATCGTGGCCCTCGACCTCACCGAGGAGAGCTACGGCAACGCCACCGGCATCGGCAACGCGGACTTCACCACCCGGAAGCTGGTCGACAAGATCGACATGAAGGCCACGCTCATCAACTGCATCACCGCCTGCGCGCCCAACGGCGCCAAGGTCCCGGCGACCTACGAGACGGACCGGGAAGCGATCGAGACCGCGCTGTCCTGCATCGGCCTGACGCCGCCCGAGCGGGCGCGCGTCATCCGCATCAAGAACACGCTCATGCTCGGCGAGATCGAGATCTCGGAGGCCTACCGGCCGGAGCTGGCCCAGCGACCCGATCTCACGCCTCTGGGGGATCCGGCGTCGCTGCCGTTCGACGCGGCGGGGCGCCTGTTGCCGCTGTGAACAAGGAGGACCACGACCCCATGCATGGTACGAAGACTCTCACCGCACTGACTCTGGCCACGCTCCTGGTTGTCGCCCTGGCCGTGCCGGCGGCGACGCAGCAGAAAGTCGGCCTGGTGTTCTCCGCGGGCCCCACCGGCGGCACCTGGACGCCGATGGCGGCCGCCACCGCCGAGGTGATCAAGAGGAAGTTCCCCGAGCTGGACGTCCAGGTCGAGCCGGGCGCCGCGCTCGTCAACATGGAGAAGATGCGCAATGACAAGGCCGACCTCGCCTGGTCGATGACGACGGTGCTCGCCGACGCGCGCGCCGGCGCCAACACCTGGAAGGGCAAGCAGACCGACAAGCCGCTCTTCGTGGCGAACTACTACCCGAACGTCTGGCAGCTCGTGGTTCCGGCGTCCACGGACATCCGCAAGGTCGCGGACCTCAAGGGCAAGGCGGTGGCCCTGCCGCCCCGGGGGAATACGAGCCTCTCCGAGGGCTGGGAGCTGCTTCTGCGCGTGCATGGCATGAAACTCGACGACCTCGGGACCAAGAGCTACGGGTCCCTCACCGAGAACGCGGAAGCGATCCGGAACCGTCAGGCCTTCGCCATGGGCTGGACGACCACGGTCCCGGCGGCGTTCATGCTCGACCTCGGCACCTCGATGAAGCTGCGGATGCTCTCCGTCCCCGATGACATCCTCGAGAAGGTGCGAAAGATCCACCCGG
This region of Candidatus Methylomirabilota bacterium genomic DNA includes:
- a CDS encoding TAXI family TRAP transporter solute-binding subunit — protein: MHGTKTLTALTLATLLVVALAVPAATQQKVGLVFSAGPTGGTWTPMAAATAEVIKRKFPELDVQVEPGAALVNMEKMRNDKADLAWSMTTVLADARAGANTWKGKQTDKPLFVANYYPNVWQLVVPASTDIRKVADLKGKAVALPPRGNTSLSEGWELLLRVHGMKLDDLGTKSYGSLTENAEAIRNRQAFAMGWTTTVPAAFMLDLGTSMKLRMLSVPDDILEKVRKIHPGYVRHVIPKATYAQYGIDEDVVTFQAPTILIAHVKTPPDVIYKVAKAVVEGREDFARVTAAMKGVTAKDMAQSHGMPYHPGAERYYREAGLLK